In Erpetoichthys calabaricus chromosome 4, fErpCal1.3, whole genome shotgun sequence, one genomic interval encodes:
- the LOC114651225 gene encoding uncharacterized protein LOC114651225: MLEAFGDATDTMGIPLLDRAKIQEIWKTQRRHLHCIQDPPGVHLYMQTGQLVKGGITLPVFRCGRGSTSLESFHLHLDRFIPGTSASAAHFQAYLLEGLVRWNEDRAAQAVEEADRDMVCYSGQLQHSVNELSDIVYHMKLVDDYTRPAKYTGELIGIQYLFSQTGRVLEEVMGRDPDAPDGTDTDDDDDSVDEGFQEDEGPVQEPLDNTLFGLEEDFARQPLSSDKSQSRPAIGASKSGPADQDTSPGDEATQSVSHELVSLSRRVVLYLWNI; this comes from the exons ATGCTGGAGGCCTTCGGGGACGCCACTGACACCATGGGTATCCCGCTTTTGGACCGCGCTAAGATCCAGGAAATCTGGAAAACTCAGAGGCGCCACCTCCACTGCATCCAGGACCCACCCGGCGTGCACCTGTACATGCAGACCGGGCAGCTGGTCAAAGGGGGGATCACGCTGCCGGTGTTCAGGTGTGGGCGAGGTTCAACTTCGTTGGAGTCGTTCCACCTGCATCTGGACCGCTTCATACCTG GCACTTCAGCCAGCGCGGCCCACTTTCAGGCCTATCTGCTGGAAGGCCTGGTGCGGTGGAACGAGGACCGTGCGGCACAAGCAGTGGAGGAAGCAGACCGTGATATGGTCTGCTACAGTGGCCAACTCCAGCACTCCGTCAACGAGCTGAGCGACATTGTATATCATATGAAGCTGGTTGACGATTACACCCGGCCTGCGAAGTACACTG GTGAGCTCATAGGTATCCAGTACCTATTTTCGCAGACCGGTCGAGTGCTGGAGGAAGTGATGGGCAGGGATCCCGATGCTCCGGATGGGACTGATACAGACGACGATGATGACAGTGTCGACGAGGGCTTCCAAGAGGACGAGGGGCCGGTACAGGAACCTCTGGACAACACCCTCTTCGGCCTTGAGGAGGACTTCGCCCGACAACCGTTGTCGTCTGACAAGTCCCAGTCGCGCCCTGCCATCGGCGCCTCAAAGTCTGGGCCAGCCGACCAGGACACCTCCCCTGGAGACGAGGCCACTCAAAGCGTTTCCCATGAACTGGTAAGTCTCTCCCGACGAGTTGTGCTATACCTGTGGAATATCTGA
- the LOC127527654 gene encoding uncharacterized protein LOC127527654, with product MVREQARRRVRAAGGDPGDSKLVHSASELQFGQYRGQTFKWLLTHDLGYAVMVLATHLREREDGLVSDSPLASNKNALESYAWLFPDVKKAIRRRQERDGSARTLDEGKRLVGFGQHGHLTFEALYNTEDREAKSYIKWLRRQTTKVGTKMHALQLYVQRRDEAKAAATSSLPKTTTVAPTASLSAAASVIEIPDDVLLSACMELEAGK from the exons ATGGTCAGGGAGCAGGCCAGGAGACGGGTGCGGGCAGCAGGTGGTGACCCCGGGGACTCCAAGCTGGTGCACAGCGCCAGCGAGCTCCAGTTTGGACAGTACCGGGGTCAGACTTTTAAATGGTTGCTGACCCATGACCTCGGCTATGCCGTCATGGTGTTGGCAACCCACCTGAGGGAGCGCGAAGATGGCCTGGTGTCGGATAGCCCGCTGGCGAGCAATAAAAACGCCTTGGAGTCCTACGCCTGGCTCTTCCCCGACGTGAAGAAGGCCATCCGTCGTCGCCAGGAGAGAGACGGGTCAGCCAGGACTCTGGACGAGGGCAAGAGGCTCGTCGGCTTCGGCCAACATGGACACCTGACGTTTGAGGCCCTTTACAATACAGAAGATCGGGAGGCCAAGAG TTACATCAAATGGCTCCGGCGCCAGACCACCAAAGTCGGGACCAAGATGCATGCACTCCAGCTGTATGTGCAGCGGAGAGACGAGGCGAAGGCGGCAGCAACCTCCTCCCTTCCCAAAACCACCACTGTTGCCCCCACcgcctctctctctgcagcagccTCCGTCATCGAGATTCCCGATGACGTGCTGCTGTCGGCCTGCATGGAGTTGGAGGCTGGTAAGTGA
- the casr gene encoding extracellular calcium-sensing receptor — translation MRFLFYHLVLLVLPCASSAYGPNQRAQKKGDIILGGLFPIHFGVAAKDQDLSSRPESTECVRYNFRGFRWLQAMIFAIEEINNSSTLLPNITLGYRIFDTCNTVSKALEATLSFVAQNKIDSLNLDEFCNCSDHIPSTIAVVGATGSGISTAVANLLGLFYIPQVSYASSSRLLSNKNQYKSFLRTIPTDEYQATAMADIMDHFHWNWVITVAADDDYGRPGIEKFEQEVQERDICIDFSILISQYSDEKYIQETVDRIKNSSAKVIAVFSSGPDLEPLIKEIVRRNITDRIWLASEAWASSSLIAKQEFFHVVGGTIGFALRAGQIPGFRQFLQQVNPKKSPHNGFVREFWEETFSCYLRDSSDYKTAGLMNRRNSEVPQSGNASAGFRAPCTGEENITSVETPYLDYTHLRISYNVYVAVYSIAHALQDILTCTPGKGLFINGSCADIKKVEAWQVLKQLRHLNFTNNMGEQVDFDESGDLLGNYTIINWHRNPEDGSVMFEEVGHYNMNAKSGERLYIDESKILWNGFLREVPFSNCSKDCDLGTRKGIIEGEPTCCFECVACPDGEYTDERDASECIKCSEDSWSNENHTSCILKQIEFLSWTEPFGIALTLFAALGIFLTSFVLGVFVKFRNTPIVKATNRELSYLLLFSLICCFSSSLIFIGEPQDWTCQLRQPAFGISFVLCISCILVKTNRVLLVFEAKIPTSLHRKWWGLNLQFLLVFLCTFVQIMTCGIWLYNSPPKSYRNHEMDDEIIFVTCNEGSLMALGFLIGYTCLLAAICFFFAFKSRKLPENFNEAKFITFSMLIFFIVWISFIPAYVSTHGKFVSAVEVIAILASSFGLLACIFFNKIYIILFKPSRNTIEEVRCSTAAHAFKVAARATLRRSTVSQKRSNSIDSSSVSTPNSSICSKTNSEEQSPPGGRQRECKQKVSFGSGTVTLSLSFEEAKRNSTGCKNMKRRNSLEAKASDDSLMRQKALLPLQNSEAGSEISFRTASISPSQESVSETCNSMDTAPFSSGNSIYPSSNAVPETSNTS, via the exons ATATAACTTCCGTGGGTTTCGCTGGCTACAGGCAATGATATTTGcaattgaagaaataaataacagtagCACCCTCTTGCCCAACATCACACTAGGATACAGAATATTTGACACCTGCAATACTGTGTCTAAAGCACTTGAGGCCACGCTGAGTTTTGTGGCTCAAAACAAGATTGACTCTCTGAACCTGGATGAGTTCTGTAACTGCTCTGATCATATCCCATCCACCATTGCAGTGGTGGGGGCGACTGGATCAGGAATTTCTACTGCTGTGGCTAATTTGCTGGGactgttttacataccacag GTTAGCTATGCATCCTCAAGTCGGCTTCTCAGCAACAAGAACCAATACAAATCATTTCTTCGGACCATACCCACTGATGAGTATCAGGCAACAGCCATGGCAGACATCATGGATCACTTTCACTGGAACTGGGTGATCACTGTGGCAGCTGATGATGATTATGGTCGCCCAGGCATTGAAAAGTTTGAGCAAGAAGTTCAGGAAAGGGATATCTGCATCGACTTCAGCATCCTCATCTCCCAGTATTCTGATGAGAAGTACATACAGGAGACAGTAGACCGCATTAAGAACTCCTCAGCCAAAGTGATCGCAGTATTCTCCAGTGGCCCAGACCTGGAGCCATTAATCAAGGAAATTGTAAGGCGTAACATCACTGACCGAATCTGGCTTGCAAGTGAAGCATGGGCAAGTTCTTCCCTCATTGCCAAACAAGAGTTCTTCCATGTGGTAGGGGGAACAATTGGATTTGCACTACGGGCTGGCCAAATCCCTGGCTTCCGACAGTTCTTACAGCAGGTGAATCCAAAAAAATCACCACACAATGGATTTGTACGAGAGTTTTGGGAAGAGACGTTCAGCTGTTATTTGCGTGACAGTTCAGATTATAAGACCGCAGGGCTGATGAATCGGCGTAACAGTGAAGTCCCTCAGAGTGGGAATGCGAGTGCAGGTTTTCGTGCACCCTGCACTGGAGAAGAGAATATTACCAGTGTGGAGACTCCATATCTTGACTACACTCATTTACGCATCTCCTACAACGTGTACGTGGCTGTCTACTCTATTGCCCATGCTCTGCAGGATATCCTCACGTGCACCCCTGGGAAGGGCCTCTTTATCAATGGCTCATGTGCAGACATTAAGAAAGTGGAAGCTTGGCAG GTGCTAAAACAGTTGAGACACTTGAACTTCACCAACAACATGGGAGAGCAAGTAGACTTTGATGAGAGTGGAGATCTGCTTGGAAACTACACCATTATTAACTGGCACCGCAACCCAGAGGACGGGTCCGTCATGTTCGAAGAAGTGGGGCACTACAACATGAATGCCAAAAGTGGGGAGAGGCTGTACATCGATGAGAGCAAAATACTTTGGAATGGATTCCTCAGAGAG gtgcCATTTTCAAACTGTTCAAAGGACTGCGATCTTGGTACCAGGAAGGGAATCATTGAAGGGGAACCCACTTGCTGCTTTGAATGTGTGGCCTGTCCCGATGGCGAATACACTGATGAAAGAG ATGCTAGTGAATGTATCAAGTGTAGTGAAGACTCCTGGTCCAATGAGAACCACACATCGTGCATTCTGAAGCAAATTGAGTTTCTTTCCTGGACAGAGCCCTTTGGAATAGCTCTGACACTTTTTGCTGCACTGGGGATTTTTCTAACATCATTTGTGTTGGGGGTCTTTGTGAAGTTCCGGAATACTCCTATAGTCAAGGCCACTAATAGGGAGCTATCATACCtcctgcttttttcccttatctgCTGCTTCTCCAGCTCCCTCATCTTTATAGGAGAACCCCAAGACTGGACCTGCCAACTACGGCAACCTGCTTTTGGTATCAGCTTTGTACTGTGTATATCCTGCATTCTGGTAAAGACCAACAGAGTCCTACTGGTTTTTGAAGCCAAAATTCCCACAAGCCTTCACCGAAAATGGTGGGGTCTTAACCTACAGTTTCTTCTTGTATTTCTATGCACATTTGTGCAGATAATGACATGTGGGATATGGCTATACAACTCCCCTCCCAAAAGCTACCGTAACCATGAGATGGATGACGAGATTATATTTGTTACCTGTAATGAAGGCTCTCTGATGGCCCTAGGATTCTTGATTGGCTACACCTGCCTCCTGGCTGCAATTTGTTTCTTCTTTGCTTTCAAGTCCCGCAAGCTGCCAGAGAACTTTAATGAAGCCAAGTTTATCACATTCAGTATGCTTATCTTTTTTATTGTCTGGATCTCTTTCATCCCTGCTTATGTAAGTACCCACGGAAAGTTTGTGTCTGCTGTAGAGGTCATTGCTATTTTGGCCTCTAGCTTTGGCTTGCTAGCTTGCATCTTCTTCAACAAGATCTACATTATCCTGTTCAAACCTTCCCGCAACACCATTGAAGAGGTGAGATGTAGCACAGCTGCTCACGCGTTTAAAGTGGCAGCCCGGGCCACTTTGAGGAGGAGTACTGTCTCGCAGAAGAGATCCAATAGCATCGACAGCTCCTCTGTATCCACACCCAACTCATCTATCTGTAGCAAGACCAACAGTGAAGAACAGTCGCCCCCTGGTGGGAGACAAAGGGAGTGTAAACAAAAGGTGAGCTTCGGCAGTGGAACTGTCACCTTGTCACTCAGCTTCGAAGAGGCCAAGCGAAATTCCACAGGCTGCAAAAACATGAAAAGGAGAAACTCCCTGGAAGCTAAAGCCAGCGATGACAGTCTCATGCGGCAAAAAGCACTACTTCCTCTACAGAACAGTGAGGCGGGGAGCGAAATCAGCTTCAGAACAGCCAGCATTAGCCCCTCGCAGGAATCAGTCAGTGAAACTTGCAATTCCATGGATACAGCTCCTTTCTCCTCAGGGAATTCCATCTACCCTTCTAGCAATGCTGTTCCAGAGACATCCAACACCTCTTAA